In Deinococcus ruber, the genomic window CAGGATGAACTGATCCGCCGTCTGACCCAGGCATACAACCGCCGTGACGCACAGGCCCCAGAAGCGGTCGCCCTGACCGATGTGCTCGGGCGCATGGGCAGTAAATATGCGCGTCTGACTTGGAAATCGTATGTGGTGAACTATCTGCCGATGCTGCGATATCCGCCCCATCTGAGCGCCGCTCTTCAGCGTGGCGTGGCATATACCAAGGTGGCCCTGCTGCTGAAACTCAAGACGGAAGCGCAGCAGAGGCAGGCGCTGGAAAAGATCGAGTCTCAGGCGCTGAGCCTGGAAGAGAGCCGCACTGTGGTCGCGTCGATGCTACAAACGGATCAGCCGACACTGAGCCAGGATGCGAAACAGGCACTGACCCAGGTTCGGGCGGTTACGCGCAAACTTACACCACAGCGCTGGGCTGACCTGACTGCCGAAGCCCGGCAGCGTGCCCTGACCCTGACAGCCGAACTTCAGACGCTGCTGGGCGAGTGAGCAGAAAACCATAACGTTCTGGTAGACGCTAGGTGAGCAGAACGTCGCTGAAGGGAAGCTCACTTCTTACCCTGTTGCCGAATCTAACTCAGACTGCTGTCTGGCTTTGGGCTTGGATAAAAAAACCATAACGTTCTGGTAGCCGAGCTGGGTACAGCAGGACACGCCGGGTACAGGCATTCTCGGCCACCTCAACACACAAGCTCGCCCCTCTGTGTCACGTGAGAGGCGAGCTTGTGTTGTTCCGATCCTTCAGGCCGAGCAGAAAACCATAACGTTCTGGTACGCCACTTCTGAAAAATCCTGCTGAAGCCGTGAGCCGCCGCCAAATAAAATGTCGGAAAGCTCTGCGACTCAGTTCACCAGGCGTAGGCTTCCGGAGCCTGACCACCGGGGCCGGGCCAGATCTCGTCGAGTGCCTTGAGCGTCTCGTCACTCAGCCGGATATCGAGCGCCCGCAACGAACCTTCGAGCTGGTCGGCGGTGCGTGGCCCGATGATGGGCGCTGTGACCACCGGGTTATGCAGCAGCCACGCCAGCGCCACATCGGCGGGTTCCTGATTCAGTTCGCGGCACAGCGCCTCATACCGCTCCAGCTGCGGGCGATATTTTTCGATCTCCTGCTGCATCCGCTCGCTGGCCCGGCGACCACTGGCAACCTTCTGGAGTGCGCCGCCCAGCAGACCTCCACCCAGCGGACTCCAGGGAATCAGACCCAGACCGAAGGCCGCACACGCCGGAATTACTTCCAGTTCGACGGTGCGGGCGTTCAGGTTATACAGGCTCTGCTCGGACACCAGCCCCATGAAGTGGCGCTCTGCCGCCAGCGTATTGGCCTGCGCGATGTTCCAGCCCGCGAAATTGCTGCTACCCACATACAGCACTTTGCCTTCTCGCACCAGCTGCTCCATCGCCTGCCACACCTCTTCCCAGGGCGTCCGGCGGTCGATGTGGTGCATCTGGTACAGGTCGATATGGTCGGTCTTCAGGCGGCGCAGGCTGTCCTCGCAGGCGCGGCGGATATGGTACGCCGAAAGGCGCTGATCATTGGGACCGTCCCCCATCCTGCCGTATACCTTGGTGGCCAGAACGATCTGATCACGCTTGCCAGGATTCTGCTCCAGCCAGCGCCCGATAATCTGTTCTGTGACACCCTCGCCCTGCTTTCTGCCGTAAACGTTGGCGGTATCGAAGAAATTGATGCCCTGATCGAGCGCCCTGTTCATGATCTGATGACTGTCGTCTTCACTGGTCTCGGGGCCGAAGTTCATGGTGCCCAGACAGAGGGGACTGACTTGCAGGCCTGTGCGGCCCAGTTGACGGTACTCCATTTCAGTTGCCTCCTATGTTCATCGCTGTCCTGACGCTACACCCGCACAGACCGCGTGATCCTGTCTGTTTCTTGGAGCATTTGTCATGAAGAGGAAAGCCTGAAAAATCTCCAAAATGGCTGAAAAGGGGAGAGGCCGCGACGGACCTTTCCCCTTCAACCCTGCATTGAGCTGCCGCTCTGGAGCTGATCCTGAGGTATGTCAGCCATCTACCAGAACGTTATGGTTTTCCGCTCAATCGTCCCCATTCGTAAGCAGGGGACAAAGGCGCTGGCCTATGGAAGCCAGAAAATCCGAATGTAGGTCTGGAGCCTGCCGACTGTTCAGCCCTGATCAAGCGGGCGAATCAGAATTTCGTTGACATTGACCCGTAGCGGCTGAGTCACGGCGTAGACCACTGCCGCCGCGATGTCTTCAGCTTCGAGCGGCGTCATGGTGGCGATGCGGCTTTCGTAGGTCGTCTTGGTGGCCTCGTGGGTGATGTGGTCGGTCAGCTCGGTGGCAACCACGCCGGGTTCGATCACCGTGACCCGGATATTGTCGAGCCGGACTTCCTGGCGCAGTCCCTCGGAAAAGCCGCCCACGGCCCACTTGGTCGCACTGTATCCGGCACTCGTCGGGCTGGCCCCACGCCCCGACACCGAGCTGATATTGACGATATGCCCGCCTTTCTGCTGTTTCATGGAGGGCAGGGCCGCATGGGTCAGGCGCATCAGGGCCAGCACATTCAGATCCATCATGCGCTGCCAGTCGCTGACATCTGCGCCACCGACCGGGCCGAGCAGCATCAGGCCCGCGTTGTTGACCACGATATCCAGCCCGCCCAGCGTTTCGAGGGTGCGCTGAACCGCCACTTCCGCCTGTGCCGGATCGGCAAGATCGAGCGCGATCACTTCAGCCTGCCCGCCTGCCGCCGTGATCTGCTGCGCCAGCGTGTCGAGGCGATCCTGACGTCGCGCCACCAATGCCACTGCCGCCCCCTGCTCGGCCAGTGCCAGCGCCGTCGCTGCACCGATTCCACTCGAAGCCCCGGTCACGAGGGCGACTTTTCCGGTCAGATGTCCTGCTGATTGCTGAGTCATAGGTGTTCCTCCAGGCCGTACACGGCGCTGTATTTCTGCGTCAGATAGTCGAGATAGGGCTGCGGATCGAGGCCGCCTCCGGTGGTGCGCTCCAGCAGTTCGTGAGGTGTGTAGCGGCGGGCGTGCTGATAGACGTTTTCGGTCAGCCAGCCGTGCAGTGGGCTGTACTCGCCGCGTGCCAGACGCTCTTCCAGATCGGGCAGGGCCTTACCAGCCGCCGCATAGAACTGCGAGGCCATCACGTTGCCGATGGTATAGGTGGGAAACGAACCGAACATACCCGCCGACCAGTGGATGTCCTGCAAGACGCCGTGCGCGTCGTCGGGCACGTCCAGGCCCAGATCTTCCCTGATGCGGGCGTTCCAGGCTTCGGGCAGCTCTTTCACGCTCAGTTCACCGTTTATCAGCGCCAGTTCGAGCTGGACGCGCAGCATGATGTGCAGGTCGTAGGTCAGTTCGTCGGCCTCTACCCGGATCAGGCTGGGCTGCACCGCATTGATGGCGCGGTGAAAATCATCCAGCGGTACGTCTGCGAGCTGCGTGGGGAACGTCTGTACGAGTTCGGAATAGTGCAGCTCCCAGTACGCCCGTGAACGCCCGATGCGGTTTTCCCACAGCCGCGACTGGCTCTCGTGGGTGCCGTAGCTCGCGCCGCCCACCGCGTACAGGCCCAGCAGGTCGCTCGTCAGGACTGTGCGGGCAAGCTCTGGCGACACGCCCTGCTCGTACAGCGCGTGGCCCGTCTCGTGCAGCGTGCCGAACAGCGCCCCCGGCAGAAAATGTTCCTGAAAGCGGGTGGTGATTCTGACATCCTGACGGGTGAAACTGATCTCGAACGGGTGCGCCGACTGGTCGAGGCGGCCCCGCTCTATGTCGTAGCCGAAGCGCCGCGCCGCCGCCAGCGAGAACGCCCGCTGTCCCTCGACAGGGTAGGCGCGTGTCAGCACGTCGCGGCGCGGCTGGGACCTGGCCTGAATCGCCCGCAGCAGCGGCACGTGATGCGCCCGCAGCCGGGCAAACAGCGGCAGGAGCACAGCGGTGGTCATGCCGGGTTCATAGGTGTTCAGCAGCGCGTCGTAGGGCTGGCCGCCGTGCCCCAGGGCGTCGGCAAGCTGCCGGGTCAGGGCCACCATCCGTTCCAGCGACGGTGCAAATACGCTGAAATCGCTGGCCGCCTTCGCGCTGGCCCAGGCGTCCTGCGCCTCGCTTTTCAGCAGAGCGAGTTCGCGGGTCAGCGCTTCCGGCACGCGGCGCATGGCAGCGATGGCCTCCAGCGCCTGACCCGCCGCCCGCTGCTGAAGCTCGGAGCCGCTGTCCTGCATCTGAAGGGCGGCGTGCTCGAAGGCCGGGTCGATCAGGCGTTGCCGGGCGACGGCGCTGAGCGTGGCGATCTGCTGAGCGCGGCTGCCACTGCCCCCGGCGGGCATCTGGGTGCGGGCGTCCCAGGTCAGGACGTTCAGCACGCACAGCAGGTCATTGAGTTCGGCAGAAAGCTGGTCAAAGGCGTGTGTCTGGGTCATACATCTCCTTCGGGGCGCAGGCTCTGGGCATCGGTGGTCGTCTGGAACAGCAGGGATTCGGCCTGAAGCAGCGTGGAAACCGTGTGAACCGTGTCCTGAATCTGCGCCTGAGGCACGATCACCACGCCGTTTTCATCGGCCACCACCAGATCGCCCGGCTGCACCGGCACGCCGCCGACCTGCACCGGAACATTAACCGCGCCGCGTCCGCCCGGCAGCCCGGCATTCGGAGTGATCGCCGTGCTGAAGACCGGAAAGCCCAGCCGCCGCACCGCCCCCACATCGCGGCAGGCTCCGTCGATCACCGCGCCCGCCAGCTCTCGCGCCAGAGCAGCGCGGGTGGTGCGCTCGCCCCAGAAGGCCGAATTGAGGATGCCGTGCGAGTCGATCACGATCACGCTGCCGCGCTCTGCCGCTGCAATGGCGTCGAACACGGCGCTGAGATCGGTGCCGAACGTCCGAACCGTGACGGCTGGCCCCACCACACACGCCCCCGCCCACACCGGGCGAAAAGCCGCGCTCAGCGCTCCGCCGCGTCCAAGAGCGTCGCTGACAGTGCAGCTCAGGTCGCCCTCTGCCAGCCAGCCGCGCAGCCGCGTCAGAGCGTCAGGCATGCGGCTCCTGTGCGAGCAGCGTCCAGTACAGCGCCCAGGCGTGCTGCCCCTGTGCGATGCGCGGAATGCGGAAAAATTCGTTGGGCGCGTGAATATCTTCGTCGCCCACCGCGAAACTGAAGAACACCGTGTCGATGCCGAGCACGCGGCTGAAGGTTTCCAGCACCGGAATG contains:
- a CDS encoding SDR family oxidoreductase, producing MTQQSAGHLTGKVALVTGASSGIGAATALALAEQGAAVALVARRQDRLDTLAQQITAAGGQAEVIALDLADPAQAEVAVQRTLETLGGLDIVVNNAGLMLLGPVGGADVSDWQRMMDLNVLALMRLTHAALPSMKQQKGGHIVNISSVSGRGASPTSAGYSATKWAVGGFSEGLRQEVRLDNIRVTVIEPGVVATELTDHITHEATKTTYESRIATMTPLEAEDIAAAVVYAVTQPLRVNVNEILIRPLDQG
- a CDS encoding RraA family protein, giving the protein MPDALTRLRGWLAEGDLSCTVSDALGRGGALSAAFRPVWAGACVVGPAVTVRTFGTDLSAVFDAIAAAERGSVIVIDSHGILNSAFWGERTTRAALARELAGAVIDGACRDVGAVRRLGFPVFSTAITPNAGLPGGRGAVNVPVQVGGVPVQPGDLVVADENGVVIVPQAQIQDTVHTVSTLLQAESLLFQTTTDAQSLRPEGDV
- a CDS encoding ParB/RepB/Spo0J family partition protein — translated: MAKNAASEALMRRAGATLQQVQADAHDLSQTRHPVQYLHVDTLTPWREQPRREFDEASLAAFTQEILDHGVNHALLIRAVGDQRIIIAGERRWQVSKLAGQKNPNRLFVPCVVREMTDTEAHTVAIMENVQREDLNPYEFAAAVAKLCGLALKITQDELIRRLTQAYNRRDAQAPEAVALTDVLGRMGSKYARLTWKSYVVNYLPMLRYPPHLSAALQRGVAYTKVALLLKLKTEAQQRQALEKIESQALSLEESRTVVASMLQTDQPTLSQDAKQALTQVRAVTRKLTPQRWADLTAEARQRALTLTAELQTLLGE
- a CDS encoding carboxypeptidase M32, translated to MTQTHAFDQLSAELNDLLCVLNVLTWDARTQMPAGGSGSRAQQIATLSAVARQRLIDPAFEHAALQMQDSGSELQQRAAGQALEAIAAMRRVPEALTRELALLKSEAQDAWASAKAASDFSVFAPSLERMVALTRQLADALGHGGQPYDALLNTYEPGMTTAVLLPLFARLRAHHVPLLRAIQARSQPRRDVLTRAYPVEGQRAFSLAAARRFGYDIERGRLDQSAHPFEISFTRQDVRITTRFQEHFLPGALFGTLHETGHALYEQGVSPELARTVLTSDLLGLYAVGGASYGTHESQSRLWENRIGRSRAYWELHYSELVQTFPTQLADVPLDDFHRAINAVQPSLIRVEADELTYDLHIMLRVQLELALINGELSVKELPEAWNARIREDLGLDVPDDAHGVLQDIHWSAGMFGSFPTYTIGNVMASQFYAAAGKALPDLEERLARGEYSPLHGWLTENVYQHARRYTPHELLERTTGGGLDPQPYLDYLTQKYSAVYGLEEHL
- a CDS encoding aldo/keto reductase; this encodes MEYRQLGRTGLQVSPLCLGTMNFGPETSEDDSHQIMNRALDQGINFFDTANVYGRKQGEGVTEQIIGRWLEQNPGKRDQIVLATKVYGRMGDGPNDQRLSAYHIRRACEDSLRRLKTDHIDLYQMHHIDRRTPWEEVWQAMEQLVREGKVLYVGSSNFAGWNIAQANTLAAERHFMGLVSEQSLYNLNARTVELEVIPACAAFGLGLIPWSPLGGGLLGGALQKVASGRRASERMQQEIEKYRPQLERYEALCRELNQEPADVALAWLLHNPVVTAPIIGPRTADQLEGSLRALDIRLSDETLKALDEIWPGPGGQAPEAYAW